TGTAAACATAGAAAAAAAGCTATTGCAAAAAATGTTTAGCGAGATAGCAGATAATACATTTAATATGATCTCCGTTGATGGTGACACTAGCACAAATGATATGGCATGCATTTTAGCAAATGCAGCGGCAGGAAATACTAAAATAACAAGTGAAAGTAGTGAAAGCTATAATAAATTTAAAGAAGCTGTTTTATATGTGAATAAAGAGTTAGCCAAACTAATCGCAAAAGATGGCGAGGGTGCAACAAAACTCATAGAAGTTGTCGTTAAAAACGCAAGAAGCCTAAAAGACGCTCAAATGGTCGCTAAATCAGTCGTAACATCAAGCTTATTTAAAGCAGCAGTTTTTGGAGCTGATCCAAACTGGGGTCGCATACTTTGTGCAGTGGGATACTCAAAGGCTGAGCTTATAATAGAGCGAGTAAATATCTACCTAGCAAATGAAAACACAAAGATACAAGTCGCTGCTGATGGGCGTGGGATAAAATTTGACACTCAAAAAGCAATCAATATACTAAAAGGCGAAAAGGTGGATGTGGTGATAGAGTTAAATGATGGCGAGTTTGACGCCACTGCTTGGGGGTGCGATCTAAGCTATGACTACGTCAAGATAAACGCCGAATATCATACTTAATAAATTAAAAGAGTAAAAAATGGTTTCAAATTTATTAAAGGCTGAAATTTTAGTAAATGCCCTACCATACATTAAAAAATATTATGGCAAAACGATCGTTATCAAATACGGCGGTGCAGCAATGGTAAATAAAAAAGCTAGAGAGCAGTTTATCAAAGATGTTGTGCTTATGAAATTTGTAGGTATTAACCCAGTCATCGTGCATGGTGGAGGGCCTGAGATAAATGAGATGTTGGCTAAGATAGGTAAACAAAGTCGCTTTGTCGGTGGTAACCGCGTAACAGACGAAGAGACGATGGAGATCGTAGAGATGGTGCTATCTGGCAAGGTAAATAAGAGCATAGTCGCTGATATAAACAAATATGGCGGAAAGGCGATCGGATTAAGCGGTAAAGATAATAACCTTGTTATGGTTGAGAAAAAATATATCTACGATGAGAATTTAAATAGTCCCGAAGATGGCAAAATAGTGCAGAGAGATGGCAAAAAATTTAAAAAGATTGATATCGGTTTTGTTGGCGAGATAAAACAGGTCAGTCCAAATATAATAAATTTATTAGAAGATAACAGCTATATCCCAGTCATCTCATCAATCGGCGTCGATGAAAACGGACAAACATATAATGTAAATGCCGACTATGTCGCAGGTGCGATAGCTGGAAAGCTTCAAGCTGATAGGATGATATTTCTAACAGACGTTGATGGGATAATGCTTGATTATCACGACAGATCAACATTAATTCAAGAAATAAGCGTAAGTGGCGTAAAAGAGCTTATAAACGACGGTACGATAAGTGGTGGTATGCTACCAAAAGTAACAACCTGCCTAAAATCCATAGAAATGGGCGTACATAAGGTAATCATACTAAATGGCAAACTAGAGCACTCACTACTTTTAGAGCTTTTTACGACAGAAGGTGCCGGAACGCTCATCAAAAAAGACATATAAGGATAGTAAATGTTACTAAATGTTTATAATAGATTTGATGTGATTTTTGATCACGGCAAAGGCTCATACATATATGATACAAATGGCAGAAAATATCTAGACTTTGTCTCAGGCATCGCGGTAAATTGCCTAGGACACGCGAGTGATGTTGTGGCTAACGCGTTGACTATACAGAGTAAAAAACTAGTGCATATATCAAATTTATACTACTCGCAACCTCAAATAGATCTAGCAGAAAAACTAACGCAAAATAGTGATATGCAAAGAGTATTTTTTACAAATAGTGGCACAGAAGCAAATGAATTAGCCATCAAAATCGCTCGTAAATTTGGTAGTAAAATTTCAAGTGAAAAAACAGAGATAATCTATATGTCAAACTCATTTCATGGACGTTCTACTGGGGCTTTGGCTATCACTGGACAAGAGAAGTATCAAGCTCCTTTTCGTCCGCTTATTACAAATGTAACTGAGTGTAGGTTTAATGATGTAGCAGACTTAGAATCTAAATTTAGCGACAAAACGGCGGCGATCATACTTGAACCTATTCAGGGCGAAAGTGGACTAGAGAGTGCGACTGATGAGTTTATAAATGCTATAAAACAACTTAGCAAAAAGCATAATGCTCTTGTGATATTTGATGAGATTCAGTGTGGTATGGGACGGACCGGTAAGCTCTTTGCTTATAAAAATTTTGACATAATTCCAGACG
This window of the Campylobacter anatolicus genome carries:
- a CDS encoding aspartate aminotransferase family protein; this encodes MLLNVYNRFDVIFDHGKGSYIYDTNGRKYLDFVSGIAVNCLGHASDVVANALTIQSKKLVHISNLYYSQPQIDLAEKLTQNSDMQRVFFTNSGTEANELAIKIARKFGSKISSEKTEIIYMSNSFHGRSTGALAITGQEKYQAPFRPLITNVTECRFNDVADLESKFSDKTAAIILEPIQGESGLESATDEFINAIKQLSKKHNALVIFDEIQCGMGRTGKLFAYKNFDIIPDVITIAKALGGGVPIGALLTYERANDVLMPGDHGSTFGGNPLVCAVGNAVLDEIIDNNLLENVVKIGKYAKEKLANLKEKFDSITEIRGKGLLLGIKFNENKITAKDVVAKALANGLLLVGAGNNVVRFFPPFNVSEKEIDEACEILNKIL
- the argB gene encoding acetylglutamate kinase; its protein translation is MVSNLLKAEILVNALPYIKKYYGKTIVIKYGGAAMVNKKAREQFIKDVVLMKFVGINPVIVHGGGPEINEMLAKIGKQSRFVGGNRVTDEETMEIVEMVLSGKVNKSIVADINKYGGKAIGLSGKDNNLVMVEKKYIYDENLNSPEDGKIVQRDGKKFKKIDIGFVGEIKQVSPNIINLLEDNSYIPVISSIGVDENGQTYNVNADYVAGAIAGKLQADRMIFLTDVDGIMLDYHDRSTLIQEISVSGVKELINDGTISGGMLPKVTTCLKSIEMGVHKVIILNGKLEHSLLLELFTTEGAGTLIKKDI
- the argJ gene encoding bifunctional ornithine acetyltransferase/N-acetylglutamate synthase; translated protein: MEILKNASITDVRGIRAAGIAAGLKKSGKKDLALIYSEIPAVAAAVFTRNLAKAAPIVLDMEHIKNANTRAIIINSGNANSCTGEVGLNDAKTMCASVAAKLGLKVEEVLVQSTGIIGVNLDMPLVESGIENIVNLIKQNGREGDEAARAIMTTDTFMKKVCVRTSIDGKDVMVAGIAKGSGMIHPDMATMLSFVVTDVNIEKKLLQKMFSEIADNTFNMISVDGDTSTNDMACILANAAAGNTKITSESSESYNKFKEAVLYVNKELAKLIAKDGEGATKLIEVVVKNARSLKDAQMVAKSVVTSSLFKAAVFGADPNWGRILCAVGYSKAELIIERVNIYLANENTKIQVAADGRGIKFDTQKAINILKGEKVDVVIELNDGEFDATAWGCDLSYDYVKINAEYHT